A window of Cucumis sativus cultivar 9930 unplaced genomic scaffold, Cucumber_9930_V3 scaffold46, whole genome shotgun sequence genomic DNA:
AGGACCCAGTCAAATGATCTGTGGCACCAGAATCCAGAATCCAGGGGTTCTTCCCATCAATACTAACAAGACCGAAGGAATGAGGTATACCTGATTGGACAATGGCACCTAAAGTGGCAAGACTGAGATCagtttggtttttgtgtgGATCGGATTGTTGAGGAGGTTCAGCAGACTCACTCACATACGCCCGCCCTGTGTTCTGTTTGTCGTTGGAAGGGCGTTTCTTACTTCCTGGGGGACGACCATGTAACTTCCAACATTGTTCTTTGGTATGCCATTGTTTTTTGCAATGCTCGCAGACAGGAATTGGTTTTCCATTATGCTTGTCACTGCTACTGTTAGAAGATCTTGCACTAAAAGCAGCAGAGTCAATAGTAGGGGTTGCGGAAATATTCATAGCACTTGTGCGATCTTCCTCGAGGCGGATTTCAGAGCAAACTTCCATCAGGGAGGGAATCGGTCTTTGACCTAGTATACGCCCTCGAACTACATcaaacttaggattaagaccagcaagaaagtcataaatcctgtcattctcttcaattctcGAGTACTGTACACCATCAGTGGGATCACGCCAGACTAGTTCTCTGCATAGGTCCATTTCTTGCCATATAAGAGAAAGCTTATTGAAAAAGGATGTGACATCCATGGTTCCTTGCTTGCATTCATGAATTTGCTTTCTCAGCGTGTATAGATTGTTATCTGTTGTCGAAgcccttccaattgttgatgaactatTCCCGAGGAAGCTTGCACGTTACGGTTGGAATATGCCCaagattcaccaacctcaaatgTTGAGTGAATTTGAGAGTTTTTAACATCGGGATGGTAGCTAGGATCATTGGGTGGCTGGCCATACAGATTTGACGGCAGAAGCGGTGGTAGTCGATTGGAATTAGATGGCAGAACATAAATCGGGGCATGGGGAGCAATATAGGCCGCGGACGAAGAAAAGGGTTGGACAGATGGGATGGTCGCGCGCCGTCTGAGGAAGAAAACCAGGCACGTGGTGGTCCGGCGGCGGCGCGTGGTGGTCCGGTGACGGCGCGGACGACTGCGGTAATgacgaaaaattattttcggACGTTTTCTGTAGCCGGTTCAATAATTCGTCCATGGCAGCACTCATCCGAGCATCGATGGCAGCAGCTACGGCAACACTAAAATTGATGGCTGTCCCttctgtttgattttcatcactgtgtttggtttttttgggtttctaGGGTGTTTTCATTGTcccgctctgataccatattgaaaagagagacaacgagttcacaccaatttacgtggaaacccgagtaccgggagaaaaaccacgattgtttgttgttattattttctaatgaataaaacaataggtacatgggagaataaatagagtacacaatggaataaaaaaggaaaagatttaggaaaataaggaatacattcccataatctttccataattattctaggattctaacaaggaaaaagcctagaaaaaaaggaaagaattccaacaatTTTCGAAAATCCAAGAGGGATACCTCCTAAAAGAGAAGTAGATCACCGAATTTTAATGATGCCTGGGCAAAAACCAATTACCGTGAGACCTTACAAGTATGGTCACgtacaaaaggaagaaaatgaaaaattagtgGTGGAGATGCTCCAAGCAGGAGTAACAAGGCAGAGCCACAGCCCTATTCTAGCCCAGTTTTATTGGTGAATAAAAAAGGTGGAGGGTGGAGATTTTGTGTAGACTACCGAAAGCTCAGCCAAGTCACTACAGCTGACAAATTCCCTATTCCTGTTATAGAAGAATTGTTAGACGAGTTGCATGGAGCTACAGTTTTCTCAAAGCTGGATTTGAAGTCCGGTTATCACCAAATAAGGATGAAGGAGGAAGAGGTAGAGAAGACAGTTTTCAGAACTCATGAAGGCCATTATGAATTCTTAGTCATGCCCTTTGGCCTCACGAACGCCCCTGCAACCTTCCAGTCATTAATGAACCAGGTATTTAAACCTTTCTTGAGACGCTGtgtattggttttttttttttatgatacaCTGGTGTAAGTTCGGATATCACTGAACATGAGAAGCACTTAGGCATGGTGTTCGCGGTATTGAGGGATCATCAACTGTTTGTCAATAAAAGAAGGTGTGTTATAGCTCATTCCCAAATCCAGTACTTAGGCCACTTAATTTCCAGAAGGGGTGTAGAAGCCGATGaagagaaaatacaagatatgGTTAATTGGCCACAAGCGAGGAATCTCACTGGATTGAGGGGATTCTTGGGGCTAACCGGTTATTATAGAAGATTTGTAAAAGGATATGGGGAAATAGCAGCTCCTCTCACTAAGTTGCTACAAAAGAATTCCTTTTTATGGAATGAAGAGGCCACAATTGCTTTCAATAAGTTGAAGATAGCAATGACAACAATACCCGTTTTAGCACTTCCTGATTGGAACCTGCCCTTATATTGGAAACAGATGCATCGGGAGTAGGATTGGGAGCTGTGTTATCTCAGAACAGGCACCCTATCGCATTCTTTAGTCAAAAACTATCTCCAAAGGCacaaactaagttagtatATGAGCGGGAACTAATGGCAGTGGTGCTCTCTGTACAGAAATGGAGACATTACCTCTTGGGGAAGAAGTTTACCATCATATCCGACCAAAAGGCTTTAAAATTCCTTTTAGAACAGAGAGAGGTTCAAcctcaatttcaaaaagtgcCTGACTAAACTATTAGGATATGACTTCGAGATTCTTTATCAACCCCGACTTCAGAACAAGGCTGCCGATGCACTGTCTCGACTAGAATAACCAATGGAACTTAAGGTTATGACTACTACTGGGATTGTGAATATGGAGATAGTCAATGAAGAAGTACAGCAAGATGATGAACTTAAGAGAATTATAGAGAGGCTGAAACAAAGGAAGGATGAGACGGGCAAATATCGTTGGGAGAATGACAAATTGTGgtataaaaaccaaatagtgTTGTCGAAACAGTCATCCTTGATACCGAACTTATTGCATACGTTTCATAACTCAGTTCTAGGAGGCCACTCCGGATTTCTAAGAACATATAAGAGGATGAGCGGGGAACTACATTGGAAAGGGATGAAAACAGATGTCAAGAAGTATGTTGAGCAATGTGAGATCTGCCAGAGGAATAAGTACGAGGCAACTAAACCGGCAGGGGTTCTACTACAACCCATTCCAATTCTGGAGAAAATCCCTGAAGAATGGTCCATAGATTTCATTGAGGGGCTGCCCAAAGCAGGAGGAATGAATGTAATTATGGTGGTAGTTGATAGACTCAACAAGTACTCTTACTTCATCACCCTGAAACATCCATTCAGGGCCAAAAGAGTAGCGGAAGttttcattgatagaatcaTCAGTAAGAATGGCATACCAAAGTCGATCATTTTTTACAGAGATAAGATGATCTTCATCAACAATTTTTGGAAGGAATTATTCGCCGCTATGGTACAGTATTGAAGAGGAGTACCGCTTTTCACCCCCAAGCCGATGGGCTGACCGAAAGAGTAAATCAATGCTTAGAAACATATCTGAGATGTTTTTGTAATGAACAACCCCATAAGTGGGATAAGTTCATTCTGTGGGCTGAGTTGTGGTATAATACCACCTTCCATGCCTCTACGAGAAGCAATCCATTCGAGATAGTGTATGGAAGACAACCGCCTCCACTAATTTCCTATGGAAGTAAGAAGACACTGAACGATGAGGTGGAAGCCATGTTGAAAGAAAGGGACTTGGCACTGAATGCTTTGAAGGAGAATTTGAGTATAGCCcaaaatagaatgaaaaaaatggcaGATACAAAGAGAAGAGAACTCAAATTTAAGGTGGGAGACGAAGTTTACTTGAAACTCAAGCCCTATCGGCAGCGTTCGTTAGCATGCAAGAGGAGTGAAAAATTAGCTCCTAAGTTCTATGGTCCCTACAAGATAATTGAGGAAATAGGTGAAGTAGCCTATAGACTGCAACTTCCACCAGAGGACGTGATACACAACGTTTTCCATATTTCTCAACTGAAACTCAAGTTAGGGAGCCAGCAAGTGGCCCAACATCAACAACCCATGCTAACTGAAGAGTTTGAGCTCCAACTATGGTCGAAAACTGTGTTGGGGTTCGTTGGAACAGAGACTTGGGAGGAAATGAATGGTTGGTGAAGTGGAAAGATATGTTGGAGACTGAAGCAACTTGGGAAGCCGTTTATCAGATGAACCAGCAATTTCCTACctttcaccttgaggacaaggtgaatcTGGAACCGAGGGGTATTGTAAGGCCTCCAATCATTCACACGTATATGAGAAAGGGTAAAAAAAGGGAATGCATCTGTTATTAATGAGCAAGGAAGAGAGGTGGagtaaaaaagtaaaaatccATACATAGTAGGGCCCACGGGGGAGGAATTTTAGGGAAGCTTTAAATAGTGAAAGTTAGGGAGGGGTAGCtaggttttcttttatcatcgTGATGGGAATAGGCTACTGTAGCCGTCGGGGTCTCTTTTTCTGTAAAAGGGAGGCTGGAATGTTTCTTTGTGTTTtcctttactttttattatctGATATCGTGATCTGTGAACATGTTGgcacatgtatatatatatatatataaataacaacTCCAGAGTACCGTCTCTGTTTGCCAGTGGGTgtgttttatttgatatttgaggTGGTAAGTCTGTTTTATTCGATATTTGAGGTTGGTAACCTTACATAATTCTCTCACTAAGATGTGGGACGCTTGTCATAAAAGCATCAAAGATAGGAGCATATACCTCTTCAGAGCTCTACAATTGAGTATAGATGTATTAGCGacaaaataactcaaatttagtatttaaattttagattatcaGAATACTGGGAggtataatatttcaattaacctctaaatattgtcaaataataataataataataataaataaataagatgaGTTGTAAACTGAAGTCTAACATACTATAGAACTGCATAAAACTAACTATCAAAAAGTACACAATTACTTGTGGTTCTTCTTGATGTCTTTCATGTTTGAAATATACGTGTGCTCCACGAGTTCCTGTCTCTCAACACATTGGAGGGTTACTTCAGCAACCACTCCAAGCCCCCCAAGACCACAGCGAGCTAGAAGAAAAAGCTCTGGATCTTTATCTTTGGAAATCTCTATAGTACCCTTGGCAGGCGTGACCAATTTCATAGCAATAACCTGCTCATCAATAGGAGGCAATTTTGCCCCAGTACCATGTGCACCAACCTAGATGCATAATTGTGAAAAGTGTCCATAAGCAAAAAAACCAAGAGTAAAGATAAACATTGAAATCAAAAGCTTCCATGGTATACCACATATAATAGTTATGCCACCTAAAATAGtcattacttttttgtttataacgAACAAACAAAAGAGTATGAGGgacatacaaaataaagtcCGAACCAACCAAAAAAGCCAAACTAAAACAACAAGGGACTCCAATCAAACAAAGTAAAATCTGAAAGAAATATCCAATCTACGCAATCAATGTTCATTTCATATCATTAGGAGTAACAATGTAATCATTTCTCCTTCAAACgagataaattttgtttcaaatgtAACCCCCTAATACTATTACTAACCTCGACCTGCCTTAAATATCATATCCTTGACAATTTGGCACTAGAAGAGATAAAATACAAGCCAATCGAGATAGAAATGAAGTTTGcatatcaaatctaaatcaCTTTCAATCTATTTAAGACAAGAAATCAATAGAAGTGCTCATATAACCACCTGAATGATGCCACCAATCTGCTGCTCCCGGATAGAAGCAAAATTCTGCAAAGTAAGCCCATACTCCTTGATTCCATCCACAAGCTGTTGAACCCTTATTCCCGCTTGAACCCTAACCCTCTTCTTCTCCTTATCTACTTCCAAAACTTTATCCATCAACGCCAAATTCACCATCCCCATCCTCGATAATCCAATCCCATTAGGCGAAAGCCCGGAGCCAACAGGCCGAATCCTAGCCTTCTTCTCATTAGCCTGTTTCACCACTTGCTCAAGCTGCTCCAAATTCTCCGGCTGGTGAAACACTCTGGTCCAAACCTCATGAGTTCCACTCCAATTGGACACAGTGTGAAGATCCTCAGGCAGTGGAGCGTATCGGAAGATCTGGGCCTTCTTGTGCTTGGCGTTTTCGGGAAAAGGGAAGGAGTAGTAAGTGGCGGCGCCGCAGAAAATGACGAGAGCACCATAGCCGAGGTACTTACGAAGCTCGGAAtcgaaggaggaggaggaaggtGAAGGAGAAACAGTGGAAAATGGGCGAGGGGGATTGAAAGGGGGTTTGGAAATGGCGGCGGTGGGTGAGATTTGCAGACGGCGGTGGCGGAAGTAATGGATGGATcggcgagagagagagaaagttgAGCATTTGATAGCGTGGTTTGAGATGGATTCTTGGGTTTATGGATTCCCCAGCCCAACAAAGGAATTCAATTTGGCTGtttgaacttcaaaattcGAAGTTGGGAGATGACATGACttcaaatttggaaatttAGTGTTATTTTCGTCGGCTagtttttacaaattatttagaaaaaccGAGAAAAGCCCACCCCACCAATTGATATCTAATGATTTTGTGACACTTTATTCTTGTGTCCTTAAAACTCCTCTAAATCTCATACTAACCCACTAATGACAATAAATGATTGTCAACAATCAACAACTACTAACAATGATAAACTGTCATTCTAAAGTTTATCGTGACGTGATATTATTGTCATCAATCGATTGAAAATAAGTTAGTTTTCGTAGCATTATGGTTATCGACGATAActataaaatgtcaaaagaTAATACATACTAACATTCTTTTCTTGTAAAAAGTATATGAATCGTCTTTTCAAACTTGTTATTATGCACATGGTTTTCATCATCAACGAATCCTATATTAACACAAGATTGGTATAAAAATAAACGTAcgaacttttatatataagagTAAGGTTGCCAACGTTTttacaaagaaactaaatacaagaAGATATTGTTCtaaataattacattacaACAAGTTTTGTCACTAACCAAACGTCAATCACTTGCTTGATAGTTTCATCGCTTCAATGGAATAGTACAAGAACTCATAAAGACacaatattcattttaaaattcgTGCAAGACctactaattattttaacactaaaacaaaaaacaataactaagTTATGACTACCGTAACTACAAGATAGTCAGAGCACTCAAATGCATATTCTAACACTCCATCACTttataataaactaaagttttgagaagatgaattaattttatcttttaaaaagcATCTTATGAATCGAACTCCGTTTTGTGCTTCTAAAATATGGTGAAGTTTGGACTTGAACTCATTGATGTATGAGAACTCATTTGGCatagaagaagagatgaaaaataCTATAAACAACATTTGAA
This region includes:
- the LOC101215955 gene encoding L-galactono-1,4-lactone dehydrogenase, mitochondrial (The RefSeq protein has 1 substitution, 1 frameshift compared to this genomic sequence) translates to MLNFLSLRRSIHYFRHRRLQISPTAAISKPPFNPPRPFSTVSPSPSSSSFDSELRKYLGYGALVIFCGAATYYSFPFPENAKHKKAQIFRYAPLPEDLHTVSNWSGTHEVWTRVFHQPENLEQLEQVVKQANEKKARIRPVGSGLSPNGIGLSRMGMVNLALMDKVLEVDKEKKRVRVQAGIRVQQLVDGIKEYGLTLQNFASIREQQIGGIIQVGAHGTGAKLPPIDEQVIAMKLVTPAKGTIEISKDKDPELFLLARCGLGGLGVVAEVTLQCVERQELVEHTYISNMKDIKKNHKKLLADNKHVKYLYIPYTDAIVVVTCNPISKWRGPPKFKPKYTSEEAIQHVRDLYVESLKKYSASEERDMNEISFTELRDKLLALDPLNKEHVIKVNQAEAEFWRKSEGYRVGWSDEILGFDCGGQQWVSETCFPAGTLAKPNMKDIEYIEELKQLIEKKNIPAPAPLEQRWTARSKSPMSPASSTAEDDIFSWVGIIMYLPTSDARQRKEITEEFFHYRHLTQTLLWDQYSAFEHWAKIEVPKDKDELAALQARLRKRFPVDEYNKARRALDPNKILSNNKLEKLFSSTDTV